The Triticum aestivum cultivar Chinese Spring chromosome 6D, IWGSC CS RefSeq v2.1, whole genome shotgun sequence genomic sequence CCGCGCTAGCTGGATAGATATGCTCAAGCTGCTTGTTGGCTACCTACGTGCGTGTTGCAGGGGACGTGCACGACCACCGAGGATGAGGTGGCGCACATGCGCGCcgacgcgctgctgctgctgctgtccagCGCCGCCCAGGCCGCGGCGGCCACGGTGGCCGCCTTCGCGTCGGAGGACTGGCGCAAGGGAGTGCCCTGGACCTTCGCTGCCTTCGCCCACGGGATGGGTGTCGCCACCTTCCACCGCCTCGACAACGTCGTCTTCTTGGCGGCGCTCGTCACCGTCGGGAGCTGCCCCGGCAGCCAGCTGCTCGTCCACGGGACCCCGC encodes the following:
- the LOC123141297 gene encoding uncharacterized protein, which codes for MIPAGAAAAAGGIVAPPPGGVMRIRAVAWAHIVLGWATALLAVLAVNLQPQLQGTCTTTEDEVAHMRADALLLLLSSAAQAAAATVAAFASEDWRKGVPWTFAAFAHGMGVATFHRLDNVVFLAALVTVGSCPGSQLLVHGTPLVAHFILLAVPLGLFFLLGVSTLISALVYP